One window of the Vigna radiata var. radiata cultivar VC1973A chromosome 1, Vradiata_ver6, whole genome shotgun sequence genome contains the following:
- the LOC106765839 gene encoding protein PLASTID MOVEMENT IMPAIRED 2, whose product MNMDGSSSKPGGKSTRVGLVKTAVNMYGNRIADVNGPLLREEFSTKNSSKAKELHRARRDIVLYKESKQAAESAKAEAETKLSNAKRTVKDLFFMIGESSYRAKAQTRDTASLKKYRKPSKNVGDNEHSRVMRELEHAKRELFQLKLDVASVLEEKLRAEKQIETSRSNVLSCSRVAQKLMLEIEAANEEQVVVELARMDALKELRTMEALENARNKLKEAIKEIGESEELEKKLATTMYEIDILKNELKLVKKRVERGESMEHTKGETGDVGVLETIKEEIEAAKKDLASIRDKGFKFMASMDVIRNELKQVNAEAVHLKNTESKKGTKVRNVSYKLLRAKSKLEAVTAAEEKAESVVMNLSQTLNELRSETEAAKKEKEVIKEEVTATKEEIKKALLEINEGEERLQGAMQELERVKSSEALALEKLKILSENAMRERSLTNPSTLIMISKFEYEYLSNHAAEAKEIADKKVEAAKAWVEAVKANEKEIVMKTKMAERKLEEKMAPKRVNNEEFENWSKKREKYPSKELQRAMSRKSKKSEGSTTPSRVHKLQKGASPGSRPLSPFIVKKKKKVVPNWTKIFRGKKEKH is encoded by the exons ATGAATATGGATGGCTCCAGCTCAAAGCCTGGTGGTAAGTCAACGAGAGTTGGTTTGGTTAAAACTGCTGTTAACATGTATGGTAACAGGATTGCAGATGTTAATGGTCCTTTGCTGAGAGAAGAATTCTCCACG AAGAACTCTTCAAAAGCAAAAGAACTCCACAGAGCAAGAAGGGATATTGTCCTGTACAAAGAGAGCAAACAGGCTGCAGAATCTGCAAAAGCTGAAGCAGAAACCAAGCTTTCTAATGCTAAAAGGACGGTGAAAGATCTTTTCTTCATGATCGGGGAATCTAGCTACAGGGCAAAAGCGCAAACGAGAGATACGGCATCACTAAAGAAGTATAGGAAGCCAAGCAAGAATGTTGGTGATAATGAGCATTCACGAGTGATGAGAGAATTGGAACATGCTAAACGGGAATTGTTTCAACTTAAGCTGGACGTGGCTTCTGTTCTGGAAGAGAAGCTTCGAGCAGAGAAGCAAATCGAAACATCCAGATCCAACGTGCTGTCATGCTCAAGAGTTGCACAAAAACTGATGCTAGAGATTGAAGCAGCCAACGAAGAACAGGTGGTTGTTGAATTGGCCCGAATGGACGCTTTGAAAGAATTGAGAACCATGGAAGCTCTGGAAAATGCAAGGAACAAGTTGAAAGAGGCCATCAAGGAAATAGGCGAGTCAGAAGAGCTTGAAAAGAAATTGGCCACGACAATGTATGAAATTGATATCTTGAAGAATGAACTGAAGTTGGTGAAAAAAAGGGTTGAAAGAGGTGAGAGCATGGAGCACACGAAGGGTGAAACAGGAGATGTTGGTGTGTTGGAGactataaaagaagaaatagagGCTGCAAAGAAAGATTTAGCTTCGATTAGAGATAAAGGTTTTAAGTTTATGGCCTCCATGGATGTTATAAGAAATGAGCTGAAGCAAGTGAATGCAGAAGCGGTTCATTTGAAGAACACGGAATCAAAAAAAGGTACAAAAGTCAGAAACGTCAGTTACAAGCTTTTGAGAGCAAAGTCTAAGCTAGAAGCAGTGACTGCTGCTGAGGAAAAGGCTGAGTCAGTAGTCATGAACTTGTCACAGACTCTCAATGAGCTCAGGTCCGAAACAGAAGCagcaaagaaggaaaaagaggtTATAAAAGAAGAGGTTACGGCCACtaaagaagagataaaaaagGCTTTGTTGGAGATAAACGAGGGAGAGGAAAGGTTGCAAGGTGCCATGCAGGAGCTGGAAAGAGTGAAATCATCAGAAGCTTTAGCCTTAGAGAAGCTGAAGATTCTGAGCGAGAACGCCATGAGAGAGAGAAGCTTAACAAATCCTAGTACCTTGATTATGATCTCAAAGTTTGAATACGAATATCTGAGCAACCATGCAGCGGAGGCAAAAGAAATCGCTGACAAGAAAGTTGAAGCGGCGAAGGCGTGGGTTGAAGCTGTGAAGGCCAATGAGAAGGAGATAGTGATGAAAACAAAGATGGCTGAGAGAAAACTGGAAGAGAAGATGGCTCCAAAGAGAGTTAACAATGAAGAGTTTGAGAATTGgtcaaaaaaaagagaaaaatatccATCAAAGGAGTTGCAGCGTGCCATGTCAAGAAAGAGCAAGAAATCTGAAGGAAGCACCACACCTTCCAGGGTTCATAAATTACAGAAGGGAGCTTCACCAGGATCTCGTCCTCTCAGTCCTTTCATtgttaagaagaaaaagaaggtcGTACCAAATTGGACCAAGATTTTTAGagggaagaaagaaaagcattAG
- the LOC106764791 gene encoding 50S ribosomal protein L10, chloroplastic, giving the protein MESTATAAMTFAVPSTKAQARYRVLTRPTNPFTVPAGGVAQRPPARHLCIRAAIPRTKKEETVETVREQLENCYLLAGINYKGFTVKQFQELRKTFPESTKLIVAKNTLVYKAVEGTPWETLKPCMKGMNVWLFVHSEEIPAALKPYRDFQREKKLEDNDFTGAVFEGKFYGPDEFKKLETLPTRAEIYATLLGALKAPSSALVSTLQAPARELLLVLKAHIKNLEEQQALPQ; this is encoded by the coding sequence ATGGAATCGACGGCAACTGCTGCAATGACCTTCGCCGTTCCCTCCACCAAGGCCCAAGCCCGCTACCGAGTCCTGACACGGCCCACCAACCCATTCACCGTCCCCGCCGGTGGCGTGGCCCAGCGCCCCCCCGCGCGCCACCTCTGTATCCGGGCGGCGATTCCCCGCACGAAGAAAGAGGAAACTGTGGAGACGGTGCGGGAACAGTTGGAAAACTGCTACCTTCTTGCGGGCATAAACTACAAGGGGTTTACCGTGAAGCAGTTCCAGGAGCTTCGGAAGACGTTCCCCGAGAGCACGAAGCTGATCGTGGCGAAGAACACGCTGGTTTACAAGGCCGTGGAGGGAACCCCGTGGGAGACGCTGAAACCCTGCATGAAGGGCATGAATGTGTGGCTCTTTGTTCACTCCGAGGAGATCCCCGCCGCCCTCAAGCCTTACAGGGACTTCCAGAGGGAGAAGAAGCTCGAGGATAACGACTTCACCGGCGCCGTTTTCGAAGGCAAGTTTTACGGCCCCGATGAATTTAAGAAGCTCGAGACTTTGCCCACGCGCGCCGAGATTTATGCCACTCTTTTGGGGGCTCTCAAGGCCCCTTCTTCCGCTCTCGTCTCCACCCTTCAGGCTCCTGCTAGAGAACTCCTATTGGTACTTAAGGCTCATATCAAGAACCTTGAAGAGCAACAAGCTCTTCCGCAGTAG